Proteins encoded in a region of the Excalfactoria chinensis isolate bCotChi1 chromosome 16, bCotChi1.hap2, whole genome shotgun sequence genome:
- the MIF gene encoding macrophage migration inhibitory factor: MPMFTIHTNVCKDAVPDSLLGELTQQLAKATGKPAQYIAVHIVPDQMMSFGGSTDPCALCSLYSIGKIGGQQNKTYTKLLCDMIAKHLHVSADRVYINYFDINAANVGWNGSTFA; encoded by the exons atGCCGATGTTCACCATCCACACCAACGTCTGCAAGGACGCTGTGCCCGACAGCCTGCTGGGCGAGCTCACCCAGCAGCTGGCCAAGGCCACCGGCAAACCCGCGCAG TACATTGCTGTGCACATCGTACCTGATCAGATGATGTCCTTTGGGGGCTCCACGGATCCCTGCGCGCTCTGCAGCCTCTACAGCATTGGTAAAATCGGAGGGCAGCAGAACAAGACCTACACCAAGCTGCTGTGCGATATGATTGCAAAGCACTTGCACGTATCTGCAGACAG GGTGTACATCAACTACTTCGACATAAACGCTGCCAACGTGGGTTGGAATGGTTCCACCTTTGCGTAG
- the LOC140259702 gene encoding solute carrier family 2, facilitated glucose transporter member 11-like — translation MATFFSDLVQFQGLFQMVLVLGIGGSFPYGFHISVINSPSAHIRKFINETWIERHGSPLHPETIMLLWSFIVSVFGIGGFLGSLCCGYLTTKYRKKKCQIITNLIMLVAALLMAFSKTAKSFEMILAGRFLYGVGTGFSLNIHPQYVGEISPKKLRGFTNSTVAVFLTLGKFTGQVVGLREILGSEALWPWLLASSGLSALVQLITLPFFPDSPSYLLIQKGNEEAFRKAIRKLWGEGDHQAEIDDIMKEKVAMTSTKTLRVLELLKEPSMRWQLYILMIVMTTLQLCGINAIYFYCFEVFHTAKFEEYLIPYVSLGVGLCECLSSILCSTLIERFGRKVLLWRGYTLMCSVLALLTTTLSLQHQFFWMHYCSVVLIFLFVVFYGIGPSGASITIMVEIFSQSFRPSAFLIVGCINWMGLFVLGMIFPLIVDNLGPFCFLLFLGILALSAVFVYLYLPETKGKSIMEIKAEFNKLNFGKKEISVTENNFPKDQSFCTKL, via the exons ATGGCCACCTTTTTCTCTGACCTG GTTCAGTTCCAGGGGCTATTTCAAATGGTCCTAGTGCTGGGAATTGGTGGTAGTTTCCCATATGGATTCCATATTTCAGTCATCAACTCCCCCTCTGCA cacaTCAGGAAGTTTATTAATGAAACCTGGATAGAGCGACATGGCTCTCCCCTCCATCCAGAGACAATCATGCTGTTGTGGTCCTTCATTGTGTCTGTCTTTGGGATCGGAGGCTTCCTGGGGAGCCTCTGCTGTGGCTACCTGACTACCAAATACAGGAA aaaaaagtGCCAGATTATCACCAACCTGATCATGCTGGTAGCTGCACTTCTAATGGCCTTCAGTAAAACAGCCAAATCCTTTGAGATGATTCTGGCTGGACGCTTTCTTTATGGCGTTGGTACAG GGTTTTCTCTCAATATACATCCTCAATATGTAGGAGAGATTTCACCCAAGAAGCTGCGTGGATTTACAAACTCCacagttgctgtttttctgacaCTGGGAAAATTCACAGGACAGGTTGTTGGACTACg GGAGATTTTAGGAAGTGAAGCTTTGTGGCCATGGTTGTTAGCATCTAGTGGACTGTCAGCATTGGTTCAACTGATTACTCTTCCATTTTTCCCTGATTCACCATCCTACCTCCTGATCCAGAAGGGTAATGAGGAAGCCTTCAGGAAAG CCATTAGGAAGCTCTGGGGGGAAGGAGACCATCAAGCAGAAATTGATGACATTATGAAGGAGAAGGTTGCAATGACGAGCACCAAAACCTTGCGAGTCCTTGAATTACTAAAAGAGCCATCTATGCGCTGGCAGCTTTACATTTTGATGATTGTCATGACCACCTTGCAGCTCTGTGGAATCAATGCA ATATATTTCTATTGTTTTGAAGTATTCCATACAGCCAAGTTTGAAGAATATCTTATCCCATACGTGTCGCTGGGAGTTGGGCTATGTGAATGCCTATCTTCTATATTGTGT agCACCCTTATAGAGCGATTTGGGAGGAAGGTGCTGCTCTGGAGAGGATATACACTAATGTGTTCTGTGCTAGCACTCCTTACCACCACCCTGTCACTGCAG CACCAGTTCTTCTGGATGCATTACTGCAGCGTTGTCTTGATCTTCCTATTCGTTGTCTTCTATGGAATTGGGCCAT ctGGAGCCTCTATAACTATCATGGTTGAAATCTTCAGCCAGTCATTCCGACCATCAGCCTTTCTGATTGTTGGCTGCATCAACTGGATGGGACTGTTTGTACTCGGGATGATTTTTCCATTGATTGTT GATAACCTCGGtcccttctgcttcctcctctttttgGGAATCCTCGCTTTATCAGCAGTTTTCGTCTACCTGTATCTCCCTGAGACCAAGGGAAAGTCAATCATGGAGATAAAGGCAGAGTTCAACAAGCTGAATTTTGGCAAGAAGGAAATCTCAGTTACAGAAAATAACTTCCCTAAGGATCAGTCGTTCTGCACCAAACTCTGA